From the Lepidochelys kempii isolate rLepKem1 chromosome 2, rLepKem1.hap2, whole genome shotgun sequence genome, one window contains:
- the ZFTRAF1 gene encoding zinc finger TRAF-type-containing protein 1 isoform X2 → MCAGCFIHLLADARLKEEQATCPNCRCEISKSLCCRNLAVEKAVSELPSECGFCMRQFPRSLLERHQKEECQDRVTQCKYKRIGCPWQGPYHELTVHEAECTHPTKTGNELMEILDEMDQTHKKEMQLYNSIFSLLSFEKIGYTEVQFRPYRTDDFITRLYYETPRFTVLNQTWVLKARVNDSERNPNLSCKRTLSFQLILKSKISSPMECSFLLLKGPYDDVKINPVIYHFVFTNENNETEYVPLPIIDSVECNKLLAAKNINLRLFIFQIQK, encoded by the exons ATGTGCGCTGGCTGTTTTATCCACCTACTAGCCGATGCCCGGCTGAAGGAGGAACAGGCTACGTGCCCCAATTGCCGTTGTGAGATCAGTAAGAGCCTCTGCTGCCGAAACCTGGCTGTGGAAAAAGCAGTGAGTGAGCTGCCATCAGAGTGTGGCTTCTGCATGCGGCAATTTCCTCGCTCCCTTCTGGAGAGACACCAGAAAGAGGAGTGCCAGGACAG GGTGACTCAGTGCAAATACAAGCGGATTGGGTGCCCGTGGCAGGGTCCATACCATGAGCTGACTGTTCATGAAGCGGAGTGCACTCACCCCACAAAGACTGGGAATGAACTGATGGAGATTCTGGATGAAATGGACCAAACCCATAAAAAAGAAATGCAGCTGTATAACAGCATCTTCAGCCTGCTCAGCTTTGAGAAGATTGGCTACACAG AAGTTCAGTTCCGTCCCTATAGAACCGATGACTTCATCACCCGCCTGTACTATGAGACGCCCAGGTTCACCGTGCTCAACCAGACCTGGGTGTTAAAGGCCCGAGTCAACGACTCCGAACGCAACCCCAACCTGTCCTGCAAGCGCACCCTCTCCTTCCAGCTCATTCTGAAAAGCAAGATCAGTTCCCCCATGGAGTGTTCCTTCCTGCTCTTGAAGGGGCCCTACGACGACGTGAAAATCAATCCCGTGATCTATCACTTCGTCTTCACCAATGAGAACAATGAGACGGAGTATGTGCCGCTCCCCATCATCGACTCTGTGGAATGTAACAAACTGCTGGCTGCCAAGAACATCAACTTGCGGCTTTTTATATTCCAGATACAGAAATAG